From a region of the Thiohalomonas denitrificans genome:
- a CDS encoding YceI family protein gives MRKLLLSAALLGLVGTAPVHAADYVIDTKGAHAYIHFKVQHLGYSWLGGRFNDFGGEFSYDESDPSAASIVVNIDPASIDSNHAERDKHLRGDDFLDVKKYPEAKFVSTAFEENGDGTAKLTGDFTLHGVTKPLTIDVEHIGAGPDPWGGNRRGFHGTTEFKMADYGIDYDLGPASQTVYLELSVEGIRQ, from the coding sequence ATGCGCAAACTATTGTTGTCCGCCGCCCTGCTCGGCCTCGTCGGCACCGCGCCGGTCCATGCCGCCGATTATGTCATCGACACCAAGGGCGCCCACGCCTACATCCACTTCAAGGTTCAGCACCTCGGCTACAGCTGGCTGGGGGGACGTTTCAACGATTTCGGCGGTGAGTTCAGTTACGACGAGAGCGATCCATCGGCGGCCTCCATCGTCGTCAACATCGACCCGGCCAGTATCGACTCCAATCACGCCGAGCGCGACAAGCACCTGCGGGGCGATGATTTCCTCGACGTGAAGAAGTATCCGGAGGCGAAGTTCGTCAGCACCGCGTTTGAAGAGAACGGTGACGGCACCGCGAAACTCACCGGCGACTTCACCTTGCACGGTGTCACCAAACCGCTGACTATCGACGTCGAACACATCGGTGCCGGTCCCGACCCGTGGGGTGGAAATCGCCGCGGCTTCCACGGTACCACCGAATTCAAGATGGCCGACTACGGCATCGATTACGACCTGGGACCCGCCTCACAGACGGTCTACCTGGAACTCTCCGTCGAAGGCATACGCCAGTAA
- a CDS encoding NAD(P)-binding protein, which yields MNDRKRDELMHPPDLTQHARGTGPIRTQRPLYVDLLPPCNNACPAGENIQGWLALAQAGSYEKAWQVLMEDNPMPSVHGRVCYHPCEDNCNRNEVDSTVNIHAVERFLGDLALREGWQVKKVAPPTGRRVLVVGAGPSGLSAAFHLSRLGHAVEIHEAGPLPGGMMHFGIPAYRMPREELEQEVERIEAMGVKMVLNRRVQDVLAEKETGGFDAVFLAIGSHLGKRTEIPARDAGKILDAVSFLRDTATGQPPELGRRVAIYGGGNTAMDSARTAKRLGAEEALIVYRRNPEQMPAHAFEVEEAIKEGVKINWLRTIKAIDQTRLQVEVMALDQEGRPQPTGEIETLEADSLILALGQKTDSAFLQSVPGIEFRSDGAVAVGSNFMTGYPGLFAGGDMVPSERTVTAAVGHGKKAARHIDAYLRGEQYVKPLKHDIIGFDGLHLGFLTDAEQRKQPSVDPERRAYGFEEIAKGLSETEAAYESRRCFSCGNCFECDGCYGACPEDAIIKLGPGKRYRFDFNRCTGCAVCFEYCPCHAIEMIPEPGVADATGKDHHA from the coding sequence ATGAATGATAGAAAGCGCGATGAATTGATGCACCCACCGGACCTGACGCAACACGCCAGGGGGACCGGTCCCATTCGCACGCAGCGCCCGCTTTATGTGGACCTGCTGCCGCCCTGCAACAATGCCTGTCCGGCCGGTGAGAATATTCAGGGATGGCTGGCATTGGCCCAGGCGGGATCGTACGAGAAAGCGTGGCAGGTGCTGATGGAGGACAACCCGATGCCCTCCGTCCACGGCCGTGTCTGCTATCACCCCTGCGAGGACAACTGCAACCGGAACGAGGTGGACAGTACCGTCAACATCCACGCAGTGGAACGGTTTCTCGGCGATCTCGCGTTGCGCGAAGGCTGGCAAGTTAAGAAGGTCGCGCCTCCAACGGGCCGACGGGTGCTGGTGGTGGGAGCCGGACCCAGCGGCCTTTCCGCCGCCTTTCACCTAAGCCGCCTCGGGCACGCCGTTGAGATCCACGAGGCCGGACCACTGCCGGGCGGCATGATGCACTTCGGAATCCCCGCTTATCGTATGCCCCGGGAGGAGCTGGAGCAGGAGGTTGAGCGCATCGAGGCCATGGGAGTCAAGATGGTGCTGAACCGCAGAGTGCAGGATGTATTGGCAGAAAAGGAGACCGGCGGGTTCGACGCGGTTTTTCTTGCCATCGGCTCTCATCTCGGCAAGCGCACGGAGATCCCCGCCAGAGATGCGGGCAAGATCCTCGATGCGGTCAGTTTTCTTCGTGATACCGCCACCGGCCAGCCGCCCGAACTGGGCCGACGTGTTGCGATCTACGGCGGCGGCAACACCGCAATGGATTCGGCGCGAACTGCCAAACGGCTCGGCGCCGAGGAGGCGTTGATCGTCTATCGCCGAAACCCGGAGCAGATGCCCGCCCACGCCTTTGAAGTCGAGGAGGCGATAAAAGAGGGCGTCAAGATCAACTGGCTGCGAACCATCAAGGCTATCGACCAGACCAGACTCCAGGTCGAGGTCATGGCCCTGGATCAGGAGGGCCGTCCCCAACCTACCGGGGAAATTGAAACACTCGAAGCCGATTCCCTGATCCTGGCACTGGGCCAGAAAACCGACTCGGCGTTCCTGCAGAGTGTTCCGGGTATCGAGTTCCGATCGGATGGCGCGGTGGCGGTCGGATCGAACTTCATGACCGGGTATCCGGGCCTGTTCGCCGGAGGCGATATGGTACCGAGCGAACGCACCGTGACGGCTGCGGTCGGTCATGGAAAAAAGGCTGCCCGGCACATCGATGCGTACCTGCGGGGTGAACAGTACGTCAAGCCACTCAAACACGACATCATCGGTTTCGACGGACTGCATCTCGGTTTCCTGACGGATGCGGAACAGCGGAAGCAGCCCTCTGTCGATCCGGAGCGCCGCGCCTATGGCTTCGAGGAGATCGCCAAGGGCTTGAGTGAAACGGAAGCTGCCTATGAATCCAGGCGCTGCTTCTCCTGTGGCAACTGCTTCGAATGCGACGGTTGTTACGGTGCATGTCCCGAAGACGCCATCATCAAACTGGGCCCGGGCAAGCGCTACCGGTTCGACTTCAATCGCTGCACAGGCTGCGCCGTCTGCTTCGAGTACTGCCCCTGTCACGCCATCGAAATGATCCCGGAACCAGGAGTTGCCGATGCAACCGGAAAAGATCACCACGCTTGA
- the nifJ gene encoding pyruvate:ferredoxin (flavodoxin) oxidoreductase yields the protein MQPEKITTLEGNEAVAYTAYRINEVCAIYPITPSSTMAELADQWASEGKTNIWGNIPLVSEMQSEGGAAGALHGALQTGALTTTFTASQGLLLMIPNMYKIAGELTPTVFHVAARSLAAQGLSIFGDHSDVAAVRSTGFAQLASGSVQEAHDTALIAQAATLESRIPFVHFFDGFRTSHEVNKLTLISEEQIRAMMDDNAVRAHRSRALNPDHPFIRGTSQNPDVYFQGRETVNRFYARLPTILQEKMDAFHELTGRAYRLFEYYGDPEAERVAIIMGSGAHTIRETVAVLGRSGEKCGVIHVRLCLPFSAEHFLAALPPTVKAIAVLDRTKSPGATGEPLYSDVVTILAEARAENRLPMDSLPDVIGGRYGLSSKEFTPAMAKAVLDELKKPQKKNPFTVGIQDDVTHTSLEYDPAFNIESDEVVRAIFLGLGADGTVGANKNSIKIIGESTPLFAQGYFVYDSKKSGSRTVSHLRFGPNPINSPYLIQSASFIGCHQFNFIEKMDVLEGAQPGATLLLNSPYGPDEVWDHLPRHAQQQIIDKGISFYVIDASRVARETGMGSRTNTIMQTCFFAISGVLPQDEAIARIKDTVRKTYGKKGEEIVEKNFLAVDRTLEQLYHVTVPDHPPSAIEMPPVVPPQAPEFVQKVTAMMMAGKGDRLPVSMLPIDGTYPSGTTRWEKRNITDFVPVWEPEICIQCGNCSFVCPHSVIRAKFYNEDQLEGGPDGFPSAPINARGFPETRFTLQIYVEDCTGCGICVESCPAKSLQQSGVKAINMGPKAPILERERQNIQFFERIPVNERSRVEFSTVRGVQFLEPLFEFSGACTGCGETPYVRLLSQLFGDRLMVANATGCSSIYGGNLPTTPWTTNAEGRGPAWSNSLFEDNAEFGFGFRLTADKHLALATQLAQEFKEEIQSELIDEILAAEQRTELQIRQQRMRVAELRVALEPIDSEKARDLLSVIDHLVRRSIWFVGGDGWGYDIGSSGLDHVLASGRDVNVLLLDTEVYSNTGGQMSKATPLGAVAKFAASGKTVAKKGLALQMISYGNVYVARIAMGANPQQTLLALREAEAYPGPSLVLAYSHCIAHGFNLRDGMKQQELAVASGYWPLMRYNPALRQSDHNPLVLDSPRPRIPLKDYAFNELRYSMLARTHPAESEHLMRLAQEAVNQKWETYEEMASRSGSRFIPDASVNR from the coding sequence ATGCAACCGGAAAAGATCACCACGCTTGAGGGCAACGAGGCGGTTGCGTACACCGCCTATCGCATCAATGAAGTGTGCGCCATCTATCCCATTACGCCCTCCTCGACCATGGCGGAACTTGCCGATCAGTGGGCATCCGAAGGCAAAACCAATATCTGGGGCAACATTCCCCTGGTCAGCGAGATGCAGAGCGAGGGTGGAGCCGCCGGGGCGCTACACGGGGCCCTGCAGACCGGTGCGTTGACCACCACCTTCACCGCATCGCAGGGTCTGCTCCTGATGATCCCGAATATGTACAAGATCGCCGGCGAGCTGACCCCCACCGTATTTCATGTGGCGGCAAGATCCCTGGCCGCTCAGGGCTTGTCGATATTCGGCGACCACTCCGATGTCGCCGCGGTGCGCAGCACCGGCTTCGCGCAGCTCGCCTCGGGTTCGGTACAGGAGGCGCACGATACAGCGCTGATTGCCCAGGCGGCAACGCTGGAATCGCGGATTCCTTTCGTCCACTTCTTTGATGGTTTCCGTACCTCCCACGAAGTGAATAAGCTGACCTTGATCAGCGAAGAACAGATTCGCGCAATGATGGACGACAACGCAGTACGTGCCCACCGTAGCCGGGCGCTGAATCCGGACCATCCATTCATACGTGGCACCTCGCAGAACCCCGACGTCTATTTTCAGGGACGGGAAACGGTCAATCGCTTTTATGCCCGGTTGCCCACCATTCTCCAGGAGAAGATGGATGCCTTCCACGAGTTGACCGGAAGGGCCTACCGCCTGTTCGAGTATTACGGGGATCCCGAAGCGGAGCGGGTGGCGATCATCATGGGATCGGGAGCGCACACCATTCGCGAGACCGTCGCCGTGCTGGGCCGCTCGGGAGAGAAGTGCGGCGTGATTCATGTGCGTCTCTGTCTGCCGTTCTCCGCCGAACACTTCCTCGCTGCGCTACCGCCCACAGTCAAGGCCATTGCCGTGCTCGACCGTACCAAGAGCCCGGGCGCCACCGGAGAGCCGCTGTATAGTGATGTGGTAACGATCCTGGCGGAGGCTCGGGCCGAAAACAGACTTCCCATGGATAGTCTGCCCGATGTCATCGGCGGCCGTTACGGTCTGTCGTCCAAGGAATTCACTCCCGCCATGGCCAAGGCCGTGCTGGATGAACTCAAGAAGCCACAAAAGAAGAACCCTTTCACCGTCGGCATTCAGGACGATGTAACCCACACCAGCCTCGAGTACGACCCTGCTTTCAACATCGAGTCGGACGAGGTGGTGCGCGCGATTTTCCTCGGGCTTGGCGCCGACGGCACCGTCGGTGCCAACAAGAACAGCATCAAGATCATCGGTGAATCAACGCCGCTTTTCGCCCAGGGCTACTTCGTCTACGACTCGAAAAAATCCGGCTCACGCACAGTATCCCACCTGCGCTTCGGACCGAATCCGATCAATTCACCCTATCTCATCCAATCTGCCAGCTTCATCGGTTGTCACCAGTTCAACTTCATCGAGAAGATGGATGTCCTGGAGGGCGCACAGCCCGGCGCCACACTGCTGCTCAACAGTCCCTACGGCCCCGACGAGGTCTGGGACCATTTGCCGCGTCACGCCCAGCAGCAGATCATCGACAAAGGCATTTCGTTCTACGTCATCGACGCGTCGAGGGTGGCCCGCGAGACGGGTATGGGCAGTCGCACCAATACGATTATGCAAACCTGCTTTTTCGCCATCTCCGGTGTATTGCCGCAGGATGAGGCTATCGCGCGGATAAAGGACACTGTCCGAAAGACCTACGGCAAGAAAGGCGAAGAGATTGTCGAGAAGAATTTCCTGGCGGTGGACCGCACACTTGAACAGCTCTACCACGTGACGGTTCCCGACCACCCCCCCAGCGCTATCGAGATGCCACCCGTGGTACCGCCACAAGCGCCGGAATTCGTGCAGAAGGTAACCGCAATGATGATGGCCGGAAAAGGGGATCGGTTGCCGGTTTCCATGCTGCCCATCGACGGCACCTATCCCTCCGGTACCACTCGCTGGGAGAAACGCAACATCACCGATTTCGTCCCCGTATGGGAGCCCGAAATCTGCATTCAGTGCGGCAATTGCAGTTTTGTCTGTCCCCATAGCGTCATCCGCGCGAAGTTCTACAACGAGGATCAGCTCGAAGGGGGACCCGATGGCTTTCCATCGGCTCCGATCAACGCCCGTGGATTTCCCGAGACGCGATTCACACTGCAGATCTACGTCGAGGATTGCACCGGTTGCGGTATCTGCGTGGAGTCATGCCCCGCCAAGAGCCTGCAGCAAAGCGGGGTCAAAGCGATCAATATGGGGCCCAAGGCGCCCATCCTCGAACGGGAACGGCAGAACATCCAGTTCTTTGAACGCATACCGGTCAACGAACGATCGCGGGTGGAGTTCTCTACCGTGCGCGGAGTGCAGTTTCTGGAACCGCTGTTCGAGTTTTCCGGCGCCTGTACCGGCTGCGGAGAAACCCCCTATGTTCGTCTTCTCTCGCAGCTGTTCGGCGATCGCCTGATGGTCGCCAATGCCACCGGTTGTTCATCCATTTACGGGGGCAATCTTCCCACCACGCCGTGGACCACGAATGCGGAGGGGCGCGGGCCGGCGTGGTCAAATTCACTGTTTGAAGACAATGCCGAGTTCGGCTTCGGCTTCCGCCTGACCGCCGACAAGCACCTGGCGCTGGCAACCCAGCTGGCGCAGGAGTTCAAAGAGGAGATCCAATCCGAACTGATCGATGAAATCCTCGCCGCCGAGCAGCGTACCGAGTTGCAGATCCGCCAACAGCGCATGCGGGTGGCGGAATTGAGAGTGGCGCTCGAACCCATCGACAGCGAAAAAGCCCGCGATCTGCTCTCGGTAATCGATCACCTGGTACGGCGTAGCATCTGGTTCGTAGGGGGCGACGGCTGGGGTTACGATATCGGATCAAGCGGTCTTGACCATGTACTGGCCAGCGGGAGAGACGTCAACGTGCTGCTGCTGGACACCGAGGTCTACTCCAACACTGGCGGTCAGATGTCCAAGGCGACCCCGTTGGGAGCGGTCGCCAAATTCGCCGCATCGGGAAAGACGGTAGCGAAAAAGGGCCTCGCGTTGCAGATGATCTCCTATGGCAACGTCTATGTGGCCCGGATTGCAATGGGTGCCAACCCCCAGCAAACGCTGCTGGCCCTGAGAGAGGCGGAAGCGTATCCCGGACCGTCGCTGGTGCTTGCTTACAGTCACTGCATTGCACACGGCTTCAACCTGCGAGACGGCATGAAGCAGCAGGAACTGGCCGTGGCCAGCGGCTACTGGCCACTGATGCGTTACAACCCCGCCCTGCGCCAGTCGGATCATAATCCGCTGGTGCTCGATTCGCCGCGTCCCCGCATTCCCCTCAAGGATTATGCGTTCAACGAACTGCGTTACAGCATGCTGGCCCGGACCCATCCCGCGGAAAGCGAACACCTGATGAGACTGGCCCAGGAGGCGGTAAATCAGAAATGGGAAACCTACGAAGAGATGGCCAGCCGCAGTGGCAGCCGCTTCATTCCGGACGCCAGCGTCAATCGATAA
- a CDS encoding dihydroorotate dehydrogenase-like protein, translating to MDLSTTYMGLQLKHPVVASASPLSATLDGFRRMEDGGVAAVVMFSIFEEQVREENEAFSRLMEAGSESYPESLNYFPEVSTYEVGPDRYLELIRRATEQVDVPVIASMNCATTEGWIEYAKQMEQAGAHGLELNIYRVEADFGIGSLEVEQHYLDILAMVKSAVSIPVALKLSPFFSATGNLALRLDQAGADALVLFNRFYQPDIDITDLEVASILDLSTASEIRLPLLWTALLCGKVNASLGTTTGVEGAEEVIKYLLAGADVVMSTSALLRHGPAYAATMVDGLKDWMEAREFSSVAQLRGNMSHGKVANPSAFERANYIKILQSFRGEMLSAWR from the coding sequence ATGGACCTCAGCACGACCTACATGGGACTCCAGCTAAAGCACCCCGTCGTCGCCTCGGCATCGCCGCTGTCGGCAACACTGGACGGATTCAGACGGATGGAGGACGGAGGCGTGGCGGCCGTGGTCATGTTCTCGATATTCGAAGAACAGGTCAGGGAGGAGAATGAAGCCTTTTCCCGGTTAATGGAAGCGGGCAGCGAGAGCTACCCCGAATCCTTGAACTATTTCCCCGAAGTAAGCACCTATGAGGTCGGCCCCGATCGGTACCTGGAGCTTATCCGGCGTGCGACCGAACAGGTCGACGTCCCGGTGATCGCGAGTATGAACTGCGCCACCACCGAGGGCTGGATCGAGTACGCCAAACAGATGGAACAGGCCGGGGCCCACGGGCTGGAGCTGAATATCTATCGAGTCGAAGCCGATTTCGGCATCGGCAGCCTGGAGGTCGAGCAGCACTACCTGGACATTCTGGCCATGGTTAAATCGGCCGTGAGCATTCCGGTCGCGCTCAAACTAAGCCCCTTTTTCAGTGCCACGGGTAATCTGGCTCTGCGTCTGGATCAGGCGGGCGCCGACGCGCTGGTGCTTTTCAATCGCTTCTACCAGCCGGATATCGACATCACGGATCTGGAGGTCGCGTCAATACTGGATCTCAGCACCGCCAGCGAGATACGACTGCCTCTGCTCTGGACCGCTTTGCTGTGCGGGAAGGTGAACGCCTCGCTGGGAACCACGACCGGCGTGGAGGGGGCGGAGGAAGTGATCAAATATCTGTTGGCGGGTGCCGATGTCGTAATGAGCACGTCGGCTCTGCTACGCCATGGTCCGGCCTACGCCGCAACCATGGTCGATGGACTCAAGGACTGGATGGAGGCCCGGGAGTTCTCCTCCGTGGCTCAGCTCCGTGGAAACATGAGCCACGGCAAAGTAGCGAACCCCAGCGCTTTCGAGCGGGCCAACTATATAAAAATACTGCAGAGTTTCAGAGGCGAAATGCTCTCGGCGTGGAGGTAA